The genomic DNA TAAACTGAACTTGAaaatttgcttgtttgtttttttaggttAGCCAATATACCAAAGCAATTGAAATGCATGAACAGAAAATCCGAAACCTAACCATCAAAGTGGAACATATGGAGTCGACCAGTGTTTCTTACAGTGAGTTGGACTTTCAGTTGCTGAAACTGGAAATCAATGAAATGGAGAGACTGGTCACTCAGCTGAAATCCACACTTGTTGGAAGCAATGTGATTGTTGAACAACTATACGTGGAGGTAAAGTATGAGGGTTCTTCTGCCATTCAGAAACATTCAGTTCTGTTACTCCAGTGAAATTTGGAATGTCTCTACTATTGTCAGTGGAGTTAAAGCAAATCTTGGCCGTAAGCATGTTAGCATGTTTCTTCATATATGGCAATTATTATCATTTGTGTGACTGAAAGCTAAAGTTCTAGGATGCTgctatattaaataaatatactgtCTACATTATCAGAATAAATATTCATTTATGAGCACCCATGGCTAAAACCTTCTGTGCTCcaacaaatataattaaaaacttAACTTATTAGGGTAGTGACCCAATCAATATAAAATCAAGAACCCTTTCCCAATATTAAATaaatcaaattttcaaaattgttatCACTCACTCACCTGGAATGAATAATTGCTTTTCATGGTAAGTAAAATAT from Chrysemys picta bellii isolate R12L10 unplaced genomic scaffold, ASM1138683v2 scaf3386, whole genome shotgun sequence includes the following:
- the LOC135980449 gene encoding olfactomedin-4-like, with amino-acid sequence MHEQKIRNLTIKVEHMESTSVSYSELDFQLLKLEINEMERLVTQLKSTLVGSNVIVEQLYVEIKNLTLMVNDLESLDKNNILAIHREIVALQNRLKECEKHRNQTTTPSHFPPDPDRKAS